One window of the Paenibacillus beijingensis genome contains the following:
- a CDS encoding FAD:protein FMN transferase, whose product MENVVASVREESLHSFRFKAMNTTVECSLLCTPEQICELEELTFDWFAQAEKRFSRFRPDSELSYLNKRAGERCMISAAMMEVLQLAESYKRLTEGVFDPYVLDALLQSGYDESFDLVKNRPLGELGSRTMPTSDHHTLTSNQHTLTSDRHSPIRPREMQIDPVMKSLKLPPLVTIDLGGIVKSWSAQRLAGYFRDKKGIRRGLINAGGDLSVWESPKYEARAWRIAVENPWTDQTKAGIFVMQEGAAATSGTLGRSWMSGGKLMHHLIDPSTMQPSDSDVVQCTVTGRNATECEIWAKTICIAGSKRGLSLLTAKADPDCEALLFTKDRRTLFFGDPSSLGAAWRDVTVDRVYPKNHFNPHYPEVNPNDFVFR is encoded by the coding sequence ATGGAGAACGTTGTAGCATCAGTTCGAGAGGAATCGCTTCATTCGTTTCGTTTCAAAGCTATGAATACGACAGTGGAATGTTCGCTTCTATGTACGCCGGAGCAAATCTGTGAACTGGAGGAGTTGACGTTCGACTGGTTCGCGCAGGCTGAAAAGCGGTTCAGCCGCTTCCGTCCGGACAGCGAGCTCAGCTATCTGAACAAACGGGCGGGCGAACGCTGCATGATTTCCGCGGCTATGATGGAGGTGCTGCAGCTCGCCGAATCGTATAAACGGCTGACAGAGGGCGTATTCGATCCCTATGTGCTGGACGCCCTGCTTCAAAGCGGTTACGACGAATCGTTCGACCTTGTTAAAAACCGGCCTCTTGGTGAACTCGGCAGCAGGACTATGCCTACATCTGACCACCACACGCTTACATCAAACCAGCACACACTTACATCCGACCGTCACAGTCCTATCCGTCCGCGCGAGATGCAAATCGACCCGGTCATGAAATCGCTCAAGCTGCCGCCTTTGGTTACGATTGATTTGGGCGGCATTGTGAAAAGCTGGTCCGCGCAGCGTCTTGCCGGCTACTTCCGGGATAAAAAGGGGATCCGGCGCGGACTGATCAACGCCGGCGGCGATTTGAGCGTCTGGGAAAGCCCAAAGTACGAAGCGCGGGCTTGGCGGATTGCCGTCGAGAACCCTTGGACGGACCAGACGAAGGCGGGAATCTTCGTCATGCAAGAGGGCGCGGCGGCGACGTCCGGCACGCTCGGCCGCAGTTGGATGTCCGGCGGCAAACTTATGCACCACCTGATCGATCCGTCCACGATGCAGCCAAGCGACAGCGATGTCGTGCAGTGCACAGTCACCGGACGAAATGCAACGGAGTGCGAGATCTGGGCGAAAACGATCTGCATCGCCGGCAGCAAGCGCGGGCTGTCCCTGCTGACTGCAAAGGCCGACCCGGATTGCGAAGCACTGCTCTTCACCAAAGACCGCAGAACGCTGTTCTTTGGAGATCCATCATCGCTAGGCGCCGCATGGCGCGATGTAACGGTCGACCGCGTCTACCCGAAAAATCATTTTAACCCACATTATCCGGAGGTGAATCCCAATGATTTCGTTTTTCGTTGA
- a CDS encoding ferric reductase-like transmembrane domain-containing protein — protein sequence MISFFVDLPTWLIIRIAGIATYVLLTVGIVLGMSYSLPLWSKKTKVSLYKAHSFTTISGMALGLLHGVFTVIDAYVPYTWSELLIPFTAHYEPVLSGLGTLSAYAMLTVILTTDLRNKLKRKVWLALHMLSYPIFIMSTIHGFFMGTDSKLPGIRIMYLAAILLVLGLTAVRAAIKPAKKTAAAKTPLQPEIISPGNTRALSKRFQDMHPSSRDTLK from the coding sequence ATGATTTCGTTTTTCGTTGATCTTCCAACCTGGCTAATTATACGGATCGCGGGGATTGCTACATATGTCCTACTAACGGTCGGCATTGTGCTCGGCATGTCGTATAGTCTGCCGCTCTGGTCCAAAAAGACGAAAGTGTCTCTTTACAAAGCCCACTCCTTCACCACCATTTCCGGCATGGCGCTCGGACTGCTGCATGGCGTTTTCACCGTCATCGACGCTTATGTACCCTACACGTGGAGCGAGCTTCTGATCCCGTTTACCGCCCATTACGAGCCGGTGCTGAGCGGACTCGGCACGTTAAGCGCATATGCGATGCTGACCGTGATTCTGACGACCGACCTGCGCAACAAGCTGAAGCGCAAAGTATGGCTTGCGCTGCATATGCTCTCCTACCCCATATTCATCATGTCGACGATCCACGGGTTCTTTATGGGTACGGACAGCAAGCTGCCGGGTATCCGTATCATGTACTTGGCAGCAATCCTGCTTGTGCTTGGACTGACGGCGGTTCGCGCCGCCATAAAACCCGCTAAAAAAACCGCCGCAGCAAAAACTCCCTTGCAGCCTGAAATCATCTCGCCCGGCAACACCCGTGCGCTCAGTAAGAGATTTCAGGACATGCATCCGTCCTCCCGGGACACGTTAAAATAG
- a CDS encoding nucleotide pyrophosphohydrolase — translation MNQLLLDIIRFRDERNWKQYHNPKDLAISISLEAAELLEHFQWSDWQEAAQDKRDDIADELADVLIYCFTMADQMGFDLETIIRSKMEKNARKYPIDKAFGKKDKYDTL, via the coding sequence ATGAACCAACTGCTGCTAGATATTATTCGCTTCCGCGATGAACGCAATTGGAAGCAATATCACAACCCGAAGGACCTTGCCATCTCCATAAGCCTGGAAGCAGCCGAGCTGCTGGAGCATTTTCAATGGTCGGATTGGCAGGAAGCGGCGCAGGACAAACGCGATGACATCGCGGATGAGCTGGCAGATGTTCTGATCTATTGTTTTACGATGGCGGATCAAATGGGGTTTGATCTCGAAACAATTATCCGCAGCAAGATGGAGAAGAATGCCCGGAAGTACCCGATCGATAAGGCATTCGGCAAAAAAGACAAATACGATACGTTATAG